A genomic region of Herbaspirillum sp. DW155 contains the following coding sequences:
- a CDS encoding c-type cytochrome, which produces MNKTVRLGMVILLGALLAVAALAGGIIAWQSLRREDPGVSVPVTDARAQRIKGEYLARAGNCMACHTARGGAAYAGGRPIATPFGTLYTTNITPDKASGIGDWSADDFWRALHHGRGRDGRFLYPAFPYPSYTLLQREDSDALWAYLRSLPPVFQQNRSHDLRFPYDQRPLLGLWRAFFFTPAVYQPESGRSAQWNRGAYLVRGAGHCSACHSARNRLGSSMAPLALEGGMIAGLDWYAPPLHSGEHGLGSWSEAEIASLLKTGVSPRGASLGPMSEVVGRSLQYLDDDDISAMAAYLKSLPAQPLADTAPVARPEPADAERILKQGKKLYGELCVDCHGSKGQGSAPDYPPLADNHAIAGPQAVNAIRAVLNGGFPPSTAGNPYPFGMPPFGPQLSDQEVAALVSYVRNSWGNQGGFVSASEVNRYRSVPLD; this is translated from the coding sequence ATGAACAAGACCGTGCGCCTGGGCATGGTGATTCTGCTGGGCGCGCTGCTGGCCGTGGCGGCGCTGGCCGGCGGCATCATCGCCTGGCAGAGCCTGCGCCGCGAAGATCCCGGCGTATCCGTCCCGGTCACCGATGCCCGGGCCCAGCGCATCAAGGGTGAATACCTGGCCCGCGCCGGCAACTGCATGGCCTGCCACACGGCACGCGGCGGCGCGGCCTACGCCGGTGGACGCCCCATCGCCACGCCCTTCGGCACGCTCTACACCACCAACATCACGCCCGACAAGGCCAGCGGCATCGGCGACTGGAGCGCCGACGACTTCTGGCGCGCCCTGCATCACGGACGCGGACGCGATGGCCGCTTCCTCTACCCGGCCTTCCCCTATCCCAGCTACACCCTGCTACAGCGCGAGGACAGCGATGCGCTGTGGGCCTACCTGCGCAGCCTGCCTCCTGTTTTTCAGCAAAATCGTTCACACGATTTGCGCTTTCCCTATGACCAGCGCCCGTTGCTGGGACTATGGCGCGCATTTTTCTTCACACCGGCCGTATACCAGCCAGAATCGGGCCGCTCCGCGCAATGGAACCGGGGCGCCTACCTGGTCCGGGGAGCCGGGCATTGCAGCGCCTGCCACAGCGCGCGCAACCGCCTGGGCAGCAGCATGGCGCCGCTGGCGCTGGAAGGCGGCATGATCGCCGGACTGGACTGGTATGCGCCGCCCCTGCACAGCGGCGAACACGGACTGGGCAGCTGGAGCGAAGCCGAGATCGCCAGCCTGCTCAAGACCGGCGTCTCGCCGCGCGGCGCCTCGCTGGGACCGATGTCGGAAGTGGTCGGACGCAGCCTGCAATATCTCGACGATGACGACATCAGCGCCATGGCGGCCTATCTGAAATCGCTGCCGGCGCAGCCTCTTGCCGACACTGCCCCGGTCGCACGACCTGAGCCTGCCGACGCTGAGCGCATCCTCAAGCAGGGCAAGAAACTCTACGGAGAACTGTGCGTGGACTGCCACGGCAGCAAAGGCCAGGGCAGCGCGCCGGATTATCCGCCGCTGGCGGACAACCATGCCATTGCCGGGCCGCAGGCGGTCAATGCCATCCGCGCCGTGCTCAATGGCGGCTTCCCGCCGTCCACGGCGGGCAACCCCTACCCCTTCGGCATGCCGCCCTTCGGGCCGCAACTGAGCGATCAGGAAGTGGCGGCGCTGGTCTCCTACGTGCGCAACAGCTGGGGCAACCAGGGCGGCTTCGTTTCGGCCTCGGAGGTGAACCGCTATCGCAGCGTGCCGCTGGATTGA
- a CDS encoding c-type cytochrome, which yields MKKLAAAALGSLMAGGMVMAQQTVPGMADRLAACIACHGKEGRATADGYYPRIAGKPAGYLLNQLQSFRDGRRRYPMMNYLLANLSDDYLQQIATFFAAQHPPYPPAVPSDAGAAVLERGRLLVSQGKPAQAIPACASCHGAGLAGVQPGIPGLLGLPRDYLNAQLGAWRNGERTARAPDCMGEIARALSPEEINAASSWLSAQPVPADYAPASAPSTPLPVACGSMPGTGAAR from the coding sequence ATGAAGAAGCTTGCAGCCGCCGCCCTGGGGAGCCTGATGGCAGGCGGCATGGTCATGGCCCAGCAGACCGTGCCGGGCATGGCCGACCGCTTGGCCGCATGCATCGCCTGCCACGGCAAGGAGGGCCGCGCCACCGCCGATGGTTACTATCCGCGTATTGCCGGCAAGCCGGCAGGCTATCTGCTGAACCAGCTGCAGAGCTTTCGCGATGGCCGGCGCCGCTATCCGATGATGAATTACCTGCTGGCCAATCTCTCGGATGATTATCTCCAGCAGATCGCCACCTTCTTCGCCGCCCAGCATCCGCCCTACCCGCCTGCGGTCCCCTCGGACGCCGGCGCGGCGGTGCTGGAACGCGGCCGCCTGCTGGTCAGCCAGGGCAAGCCGGCGCAGGCCATCCCGGCCTGTGCCAGTTGCCACGGCGCCGGACTGGCCGGTGTGCAACCCGGCATCCCGGGATTGCTGGGCCTGCCTCGCGACTATCTCAATGCGCAGCTGGGTGCCTGGCGCAATGGCGAGCGCACGGCCAGGGCGCCGGATTGCATGGGCGAGATCGCCAGGGCGCTCAGTCCAGAAGAAATCAATGCCGCCAGCAGCTGGCTCTCCGCCCAGCCGGTGCCGGCCGATTATGCGCCGGCGAGCGCCCCGTCCACACCGCTGCCGGTGGCGTGCGGCAGCATGCCGGGCACGGGAGCGGCGCGATGA